A region of Paractinoplanes abujensis DNA encodes the following proteins:
- a CDS encoding DUF4011 domain-containing protein: MATMVAETPRAAVRAWRDGLVNLDAGNRLLNFRPTTSGTLQIAGPAAPDIVSALRGDRDYGFLPADARPEPGGLFRTGLTAVTLGAQLRRLLRKSRQDFLDRGVAALHLAIGMLHWRDPDDVALTSPVLLLPAELVAPGPAGVPRLRVRGEDPVVNPALMLRLRQMGIAMPGVDGLAGLDVRAYLAELRDVVDNRDGWVVEETVLLSRFTFHKEAMYRDLLDNEARIVVHPLVEALSGKSGAVSACGQPAPALLADVDSSGISPGGWRGGGWETTEQHTGEDLPLVLDADATQRACVNAALAGQSFVLDGPPGTGKSQTIANMIGCLLHAGKTVLFVSEKAAALEVVRNRLAGAGLEAYLLELHSHKATRKEVARALAGSLDPRAIDPAPARDDGRLRELRGLLNGYATAMNERREPLGRTLHEVLGDCARLTGLPEVPAPCERPRELTAQAVHDALEAADDLARCRRAAAGPQTFAWRGVTERAPLGEPLRRAGHALHALAAEAHKHTAIAEAFAVTRPSAVGTLAMLVTHAARRPSAVADEWLTAGSLEPIGRAAERRARRLADARRARAAVREAAGVEWHELPDLDPPAVEPRTLTAAGAEESVRRLAGEADALDELRAEVAATVARLGLPAVVTFADLTRFAGLAELASRPHRPEPFWFGPGLLAGVSVAAAALQRCAEAVTAAEAECRRWFLDGIVEQPVEQLADRLTHEHRGLRKLLGAYRRDWDAVAAYCRPSVPTAEAVAHVGAAVAWQRARRERAAAEHQYAPLLGRYWRGDAPLHEALRLAGEIVRLTPPDALPAVADQLCRPVPDPRLARTAAQVRALARRESAADTPQDAAARRRAQLGPLREAATALHAYARALGRDADVAEVRRLARLRRAAADEERVLADDYATAVAGLGVAAVHDDALEEAVGWARAARRLTSGIDRPLTGEQAAALHSDGGAAALTERFGAWEDARDVVVGAFTPARRTEVGELLDDYAGPLLTELLDDPGGQDQWLGYDRARRVLTAEAIAFCAGLPTEQVRPALHRALLAAWADAVIRDDERLHPYGGPERDRLVEEFRELDAALTGRAPATIVAAVEQRRAAGRVPAEVTLLRREGMKETRHLAVRDLIGRTRRTVQTGKPCFLMSPLAVSQFLPADLEFDVVVFDEASQIAPADAINCLYRASAMVVAGDDRQLPPTSFFTRTDSDEDGSDVNDFQSILELAKGCGAFESRGLGWHYRSRHEALIAFANNQFYEGRLRTFPGANADPETGVELIPARGVYRRGTSRDNPVEAEMVAERIVSCLTTRPELSYGVVTFSVAQAEAIEAALDRAAARHPGLDRLLDGDRLSGFFVKSLESVQGDERDVMVFSIGYGRDQHGRISSHFGALNQPNGWRRLNVAITRARRRVEIVSSVRSRDIPESANEGVRHLAAYLDYAERGAAALPGRVPAPDPFVVAVLETVCSWGYRARARIGLDGYRIDVGVRHPTPAGGYILGIECDGPRYGSIGSARDRDRLAGEVLTGLGWQLHRIWGAAWHRDRVGEEARLRAAIERAIGDLPSAGPRPYRRVESLGLRLVP; encoded by the coding sequence ATGGCCACCATGGTGGCCGAAACCCCCAGAGCAGCCGTACGCGCTTGGCGTGACGGGCTGGTCAACCTGGACGCCGGCAACCGCCTGCTCAACTTCCGCCCCACCACGAGCGGCACCCTGCAGATCGCCGGGCCGGCCGCCCCCGACATCGTCTCCGCCCTGCGCGGCGACCGCGACTACGGATTCCTGCCCGCCGACGCCCGGCCCGAACCCGGCGGCCTGTTCCGCACCGGTCTGACCGCTGTCACGCTCGGCGCCCAGCTGCGGCGGCTGCTGCGCAAATCACGCCAGGACTTCCTCGACCGGGGCGTGGCCGCGCTGCACCTGGCGATCGGGATGCTGCACTGGCGCGACCCCGACGACGTGGCGCTGACCAGCCCCGTCCTGCTGCTGCCGGCCGAACTGGTGGCACCCGGGCCGGCGGGGGTGCCCCGGCTGCGGGTGCGGGGGGAGGACCCGGTGGTCAACCCGGCCCTCATGCTCCGGCTGCGGCAGATGGGCATCGCCATGCCGGGGGTGGACGGGCTGGCGGGGCTGGACGTGCGGGCCTACCTGGCCGAGCTGCGCGACGTCGTCGACAACCGGGACGGGTGGGTGGTCGAGGAGACCGTGCTGCTGTCGCGGTTCACCTTTCACAAGGAGGCGATGTATCGGGACCTGCTCGACAACGAGGCCCGGATCGTGGTTCATCCGTTGGTGGAGGCACTGTCCGGGAAATCGGGCGCGGTTTCCGCCTGTGGACAACCCGCTCCGGCCCTCTTGGCAGATGTAGATTCTTCAGGCATCTCCCCGGGTGGGTGGAGGGGTGGCGGGTGGGAAACCACTGAGCAGCACACAGGCGAAGATCTTCCGCTTGTGCTCGACGCCGACGCGACCCAGCGGGCCTGCGTGAACGCGGCCCTGGCGGGGCAGAGCTTCGTGCTCGACGGCCCGCCCGGCACGGGCAAGTCGCAGACCATCGCAAACATGATCGGCTGTCTGCTGCACGCCGGGAAGACGGTTCTGTTCGTCTCCGAGAAGGCGGCCGCCCTGGAGGTCGTGCGCAACCGGCTGGCCGGCGCCGGACTGGAGGCGTATCTGCTGGAACTGCACAGCCACAAGGCGACCCGTAAGGAAGTGGCCCGTGCGCTGGCCGGCTCGCTCGACCCGCGGGCGATCGATCCGGCCCCGGCGCGGGACGACGGGCGGCTGCGGGAGCTGCGCGGGCTGCTCAACGGCTACGCGACGGCGATGAACGAGCGCCGCGAACCGCTCGGCCGCACGCTGCACGAGGTGCTGGGCGACTGCGCCCGCCTCACCGGCCTGCCCGAGGTGCCGGCGCCGTGCGAACGGCCGCGGGAGCTGACGGCGCAGGCCGTCCACGACGCCTTGGAGGCGGCGGACGACCTGGCGCGTTGCCGCCGGGCCGCGGCCGGGCCGCAGACGTTCGCGTGGCGCGGGGTCACCGAGCGGGCGCCGCTGGGCGAGCCGCTGCGGCGGGCCGGGCACGCGCTGCACGCGCTGGCAGCGGAGGCGCACAAGCACACCGCGATCGCCGAGGCGTTCGCGGTGACCCGGCCGTCGGCCGTGGGCACGCTGGCAATGCTGGTGACCCACGCCGCGCGGCGGCCGTCCGCGGTGGCCGACGAGTGGCTGACCGCGGGCAGCCTGGAACCGATCGGGCGGGCCGCCGAGCGCCGCGCCCGCCGGCTGGCCGACGCGCGCCGGGCCCGGGCCGCGGTGCGGGAGGCGGCCGGGGTCGAGTGGCACGAGCTGCCCGACCTGGATCCGCCCGCGGTCGAGCCCCGTACGCTGACCGCGGCCGGGGCCGAGGAGTCGGTGCGCCGGCTGGCCGGGGAGGCGGACGCCCTCGACGAGCTGCGCGCGGAGGTCGCCGCCACGGTGGCCCGGCTCGGCCTGCCCGCCGTGGTCACGTTCGCCGACCTGACCCGCTTCGCCGGTTTGGCCGAGCTGGCGAGCCGCCCGCACCGCCCGGAGCCGTTCTGGTTCGGTCCGGGCCTGCTGGCCGGGGTGTCGGTGGCCGCGGCCGCCCTGCAACGCTGCGCCGAGGCGGTGACCGCGGCCGAGGCCGAGTGCCGCCGCTGGTTCCTTGACGGGATCGTCGAGCAGCCGGTGGAGCAGCTGGCCGACCGTCTCACCCACGAGCACCGCGGGCTGCGCAAGCTGCTGGGGGCGTACCGGCGCGACTGGGACGCCGTGGCCGCGTACTGCAGGCCGTCCGTGCCCACGGCCGAGGCCGTGGCCCACGTCGGCGCCGCGGTGGCCTGGCAGCGGGCCCGGCGCGAACGGGCCGCGGCCGAGCACCAGTACGCGCCCCTGCTCGGCCGGTACTGGCGCGGCGACGCCCCGCTGCACGAGGCCCTGCGGCTGGCCGGTGAGATCGTGCGGCTCACCCCGCCCGACGCGCTGCCGGCAGTGGCCGACCAGCTCTGCCGCCCCGTGCCCGACCCGCGCCTGGCCCGGACGGCGGCCCAGGTCCGCGCCCTGGCCCGGCGCGAGTCGGCCGCGGACACGCCGCAGGACGCCGCGGCCCGCCGCCGCGCCCAGCTCGGTCCGCTGAGAGAGGCGGCCACCGCGCTGCACGCCTACGCCCGCGCGCTCGGCCGCGACGCCGACGTGGCCGAGGTCCGGCGCCTGGCCCGCCTGCGCCGGGCCGCGGCCGACGAGGAACGGGTGCTGGCCGACGACTACGCGACGGCGGTGGCCGGCCTGGGCGTGGCCGCCGTGCACGACGACGCCCTGGAAGAGGCGGTGGGGTGGGCCCGGGCGGCCCGGCGGCTCACGTCGGGGATCGACCGGCCGCTCACCGGGGAGCAGGCCGCGGCGCTGCATTCGGACGGCGGCGCCGCGGCCCTCACCGAACGGTTCGGGGCCTGGGAGGACGCCCGGGACGTCGTCGTCGGGGCGTTCACGCCGGCCCGCCGGACCGAGGTCGGCGAGCTGCTCGACGACTACGCCGGCCCGCTGCTGACCGAGCTGCTCGACGACCCCGGCGGCCAGGACCAGTGGCTCGGCTACGACCGGGCCCGGCGGGTGCTGACCGCGGAGGCGATCGCGTTCTGCGCCGGGCTGCCCACCGAGCAGGTGCGGCCGGCCCTGCACCGGGCGCTGCTGGCGGCCTGGGCCGACGCGGTGATCCGGGACGACGAGCGTCTGCACCCGTACGGCGGGCCGGAACGTGATCGGCTGGTCGAGGAGTTCCGGGAGCTGGACGCGGCGCTGACCGGGCGGGCGCCGGCCACGATCGTGGCGGCGGTCGAGCAGCGGCGGGCCGCGGGGCGGGTGCCCGCCGAGGTGACGCTGCTGCGCCGGGAGGGCATGAAGGAGACCCGCCATCTGGCCGTACGGGACCTGATCGGGCGGACCCGGCGGACGGTGCAGACCGGCAAGCCCTGCTTCCTCATGTCGCCGCTCGCGGTCAGCCAGTTCCTGCCGGCCGACCTCGAATTCGACGTGGTCGTCTTTGACGAGGCGTCGCAGATCGCCCCGGCCGACGCGATCAACTGCCTGTACCGGGCGAGCGCGATGGTCGTGGCCGGCGACGACCGGCAGCTGCCGCCCACGTCGTTCTTCACCCGCACCGACTCCGACGAAGACGGCAGCGACGTCAACGACTTCCAGTCCATCCTGGAACTGGCCAAGGGGTGCGGTGCCTTCGAAAGCCGCGGGCTCGGCTGGCACTACCGCAGCCGGCACGAGGCGCTGATCGCCTTCGCCAACAACCAGTTCTACGAGGGCCGGCTGCGAACGTTCCCGGGCGCGAACGCCGATCCCGAGACGGGCGTCGAGCTCATCCCGGCCCGCGGTGTCTACCGCCGGGGGACGTCGCGCGACAACCCGGTCGAGGCCGAGATGGTCGCCGAGCGCATCGTGTCGTGCCTGACGACCCGGCCCGAGCTCTCGTACGGCGTGGTCACGTTCTCGGTGGCGCAGGCCGAGGCGATCGAGGCCGCCCTGGACCGCGCGGCCGCCCGCCACCCGGGCCTGGACCGGCTGCTCGACGGGGACCGGCTCTCCGGGTTCTTCGTCAAGAGCCTGGAGTCGGTGCAGGGCGACGAGCGCGACGTGATGGTCTTCTCGATCGGGTACGGGCGCGACCAGCACGGGCGGATCAGCTCCCATTTCGGCGCGCTCAACCAGCCCAACGGCTGGCGCCGGCTCAACGTCGCGATCACCCGGGCCCGGCGCCGCGTCGAGATCGTCTCGTCGGTGCGGTCGCGCGACATCCCGGAGTCGGCGAACGAGGGCGTACGCCACCTCGCCGCCTACCTGGACTACGCCGAGCGGGGGGCCGCGGCCCTGCCCGGCCGGGTGCCGGCCCCCGACCCGTTCGTGGTGGCGGTGCTCGAGACGGTGTGCTCGTGGGGGTATCGCGCGCGAGCCCGGATCGGCCTGGACGGCTACCGCATCGACGTCGGGGTGCGCCACCCCACGCCCGCGGGCGGCTACATCCTCGGCATCGAGTGCGACGGTCCGCGCTACGGCTCGATCGGCTCGGCCCGCGACCGGGACCGGCTCGCCGGCGAGGTCCTCACCGGACTCGGCTGGCAGCTGCACCGGATCTGGGGCGCGGCGTGGCACCGCGACCGGGTGGGGGAGGAGGCCCGGTTGCGCGCGGCGATCGAGCGGGCGATCGGCGACCTGCCCTCCGCGGGGCCGCGACCTTACCGTCGAGTAGAGTCACTCGGACTGCGCCTGGTGCCCTGA
- a CDS encoding WD40 repeat domain-containing protein, which produces MTPGTSSAQAAPVSCVAFRADGRRLASGTEGGQVTVRETSDPSRPVAMTEFAHRSAVLAAAWNPGASDLLAIGSADGTAAVWRVVDDRPPHLMKVLGGHPAAVTGVSWMPDGQHLLCQLADGRAAVWRAFAETYLGELDDCVRLDVSSTGLVATVGVNGFVAVRDLAQDRSPLAGRAAPAVEACAWSPDATTLALARRDGAVELRNAHLDPIRTLRAGDAPLRSITWSADGRHVLTGAYDGTVTALDTAGRPHWRLTDPTIRSRSLAVGGPVLATATFAGRPYLLDATSGTPLTAGLSLPALPAPTRPFRDGVLAAEGRVVTAGPPHAGDRTVVVEHDLRVGAIDSLADRVIVSAAHHAVRVARLDPAGYEVERGITLRAPEPVGTVALLGTPETTVVVAASYEFRLYSWTVDWTGPPIGPGVVGEFGAGIAALQRLDEQRLTATDHRGELVILALGADGALNN; this is translated from the coding sequence GTGACTCCCGGGACCTCGTCGGCGCAGGCTGCGCCGGTCAGCTGCGTCGCGTTCCGCGCTGACGGTCGTCGGCTGGCCAGCGGCACCGAGGGGGGCCAGGTCACCGTCAGGGAGACCAGCGACCCGTCCCGCCCCGTGGCGATGACCGAATTTGCCCATCGTTCGGCGGTGCTGGCCGCGGCCTGGAACCCGGGCGCGTCCGATCTGCTGGCCATCGGCTCGGCCGACGGCACCGCCGCGGTGTGGCGCGTCGTCGACGACCGCCCGCCGCATCTGATGAAGGTGCTCGGCGGGCACCCGGCCGCCGTCACCGGCGTCTCGTGGATGCCCGACGGCCAGCACCTGCTGTGCCAGCTGGCCGACGGGCGCGCGGCCGTGTGGCGGGCGTTCGCCGAGACCTACCTGGGCGAGCTCGACGACTGCGTACGCCTCGACGTCAGCTCGACCGGACTGGTCGCCACGGTCGGCGTCAACGGCTTCGTGGCCGTCCGCGACCTCGCCCAGGACCGTTCGCCGCTGGCCGGCCGGGCCGCGCCCGCCGTCGAGGCCTGCGCCTGGTCGCCCGACGCGACCACGCTCGCCCTGGCCCGCCGCGACGGCGCGGTCGAGCTGCGCAACGCCCACCTCGACCCGATCCGCACCCTGCGCGCCGGGGACGCGCCGCTGCGCTCGATCACCTGGTCGGCCGACGGGCGGCACGTGCTGACCGGGGCGTACGACGGCACGGTGACCGCCCTGGACACGGCGGGCCGGCCGCACTGGCGGCTCACCGACCCGACCATCCGCTCCCGCTCGCTCGCGGTCGGCGGCCCGGTGCTGGCCACGGCCACCTTCGCCGGGCGGCCCTACCTGCTCGACGCCACCTCGGGCACCCCGCTCACCGCCGGGCTGTCGCTGCCCGCCCTGCCCGCGCCGACCCGCCCGTTCCGCGACGGCGTGCTGGCCGCCGAGGGCCGGGTCGTGACCGCCGGGCCGCCGCACGCGGGTGACCGCACCGTCGTGGTCGAGCACGACCTGCGCGTCGGGGCGATCGACTCGCTGGCCGACCGGGTGATCGTCTCGGCGGCGCACCACGCCGTACGGGTGGCCCGGCTCGACCCGGCGGGCTACGAGGTGGAACGCGGCATCACTCTGCGCGCCCCCGAGCCGGTGGGCACGGTCGCGCTGCTCGGCACGCCCGAGACGACAGTCGTGGTCGCCGCGTCGTACGAGTTCCGCCTCTACTCGTGGACCGTCGACTGGACGGGGCCGCCGATCGGGCCGGGAGTGGTGGGGGAGTTCGGGGCCGGGATCGCCGCCCTGCAGCGCCTCGACGAGCAGCGCCTGACCGCCACCGACCACCGCGGCGAGCTGGTCATCCTCGCCCTCGGCGCCGACGGCGCGCTCAACAACTAA
- a CDS encoding L-threonylcarbamoyladenylate synthase, producing MAKYFDVHPDNPQPRSIRQLADIVRGDGLIAYPTDSLFALGCRMGNKDGLDRIREIRHLDDRHHFTLMCHDFAQLGQFVQINNASFRAIKSATPGPYTFILPATKEVPRRLLHPKKKTVGVRIPDHVVAQAILAELGEPLVSSTLLLPGQEEPMTMGWEIKEALDHVVDAVVDSGEGGTEPTTVIDLSGGEPEILRVGAGDPARFE from the coding sequence GTGGCGAAGTATTTCGACGTGCATCCGGACAATCCTCAGCCGCGCTCGATCCGGCAGCTGGCCGACATCGTGCGCGGGGACGGGCTGATCGCCTATCCGACCGACTCGCTGTTCGCGCTGGGCTGCCGGATGGGCAACAAGGACGGACTGGACCGCATCCGCGAGATCCGGCACCTCGACGACCGGCACCACTTCACGCTGATGTGTCATGACTTCGCGCAGCTGGGGCAGTTCGTGCAGATCAACAATGCGTCGTTCCGGGCGATCAAGTCGGCGACCCCGGGTCCGTACACGTTCATCCTGCCCGCCACCAAGGAAGTGCCGCGCCGCCTGCTGCACCCGAAGAAGAAGACGGTGGGCGTGCGCATCCCCGACCACGTCGTCGCGCAGGCGATCCTGGCCGAGCTGGGCGAGCCGCTGGTGTCGAGCACGCTGCTGCTGCCGGGCCAGGAGGAGCCGATGACGATGGGCTGGGAGATCAAGGAGGCCCTGGACCACGTGGTCGACGCGGTCGTCGACTCCGGCGAGGGCGGCACCGAGCCGACGACGGTGATCGACCTCTCCGGCGGCGAGCCCGAGATCCTGCGCGTGGGCGCGGGCGACCCGGCCCGGTTCGAGTAG
- a CDS encoding NAD-binding protein, with amino-acid sequence MCKQVVDCGEVPNALLMKLAVNTFLISMVTGLAEAFHFATAYGLDPALLREVLDAGPMASTVSRVKAAKLVTGDFAVQAAIHDVLKNNELVVAAARRAGVASPLLDVCLSLYAETAAQGHAEKDMAAVVHAIAGSRSRP; translated from the coding sequence ATGTGCAAGCAGGTCGTGGACTGCGGCGAGGTCCCGAACGCCCTGCTCATGAAGCTGGCGGTCAACACGTTCCTGATCAGCATGGTGACCGGGCTCGCCGAGGCGTTCCACTTCGCCACGGCGTACGGGCTCGATCCGGCCCTCCTGCGTGAGGTGCTGGACGCGGGACCGATGGCCAGCACGGTCTCCCGGGTCAAGGCGGCCAAGCTGGTCACCGGCGACTTCGCGGTGCAGGCGGCGATCCACGACGTGCTCAAGAACAACGAGCTGGTGGTGGCGGCCGCGCGCCGCGCCGGAGTTGCCTCCCCGCTGCTCGACGTCTGCCTTTCCCTGTACGCCGAGACGGCCGCCCAGGGCCACGCGGAGAAGGACATGGCGGCGGTCGTGCACGCGATAGCGGGGAGTCGATCACGCCCGTGA
- a CDS encoding TetR/AcrR family transcriptional regulator, producing MSSPLRQRRRTAATREILDAAREQIGVSGPAGLSLRSVARSLEMTVQALYHYFPSRDELITTLITEAYLDLAETVEDAVAAAPGFIPAATAFRAWAIGNAPMFQLIYGTPLPHYEAPDNGRTTDASRRLASVFVRELFGPYAPEQLARADVPPLSAALRDRLDDLPPPGIGTLPAPAVALFVSVWGHLHGLVTLEAFGHTAFIGPLQAELFQGAMQSLLADVRRRIPA from the coding sequence ATGAGCTCGCCGTTACGTCAGCGCCGCCGCACCGCGGCCACCCGCGAGATCCTCGACGCCGCACGCGAGCAGATCGGCGTGAGCGGGCCGGCCGGGCTGTCGCTGCGCTCGGTGGCGCGCAGCCTCGAGATGACCGTGCAGGCGCTCTACCACTACTTCCCGAGCCGCGACGAGCTGATCACCACGCTGATCACGGAGGCCTACCTCGACCTGGCCGAGACCGTGGAGGACGCGGTCGCCGCGGCACCCGGCTTCATCCCGGCGGCGACGGCGTTCCGCGCCTGGGCGATCGGGAACGCGCCCATGTTCCAGCTCATCTACGGCACCCCACTGCCGCACTACGAGGCGCCCGACAACGGCCGCACCACCGACGCCTCCCGCCGCCTGGCCTCGGTCTTCGTTCGTGAGCTGTTCGGCCCGTACGCTCCTGAGCAGCTCGCCCGGGCCGACGTGCCGCCACTGAGCGCCGCGCTACGCGACCGGCTGGACGATCTGCCGCCACCCGGCATCGGCACCCTGCCCGCCCCGGCCGTGGCCCTGTTCGTCAGCGTCTGGGGTCACCTGCACGGGCTGGTGACGCTGGAGGCGTTCGGGCACACGGCGTTCATCGGCCCCTTGCAGGCCGAGCTCTTCCAGGGCGCGATGCAGTCGCTGCTGGCCGACGTCCGGCGGCGCATCCCCGCTTAG
- a CDS encoding ester cyclase, translating to MTTNVSELVDGWLRLWNGELDRAAGLLTPDFRVHAALMGGGDGSALSGPEGLAGWIAQTRAAFTSLTFAVEVGPIAQDDLLAVRWTATGTYGGGFPGATAEPGTPIAFTGTDTLRIAGDRLAEYWVNSDIHVLFAQLEVS from the coding sequence ATGACCACCAACGTTTCCGAGCTCGTCGACGGCTGGCTGCGGCTCTGGAACGGCGAGCTCGACCGGGCCGCCGGCCTGCTCACGCCGGACTTCCGGGTGCACGCCGCGCTGATGGGCGGTGGCGACGGCTCGGCCCTGTCCGGCCCCGAGGGACTGGCCGGCTGGATCGCGCAGACCCGGGCCGCGTTCACCAGCCTCACGTTCGCCGTCGAGGTGGGCCCGATCGCGCAGGACGACCTGCTCGCCGTCCGCTGGACCGCGACCGGCACGTACGGCGGAGGCTTCCCGGGCGCCACGGCCGAGCCGGGCACGCCGATCGCCTTCACCGGCACCGACACGCTGCGCATCGCCGGCGACCGGCTGGCCGAGTACTGGGTCAACTCCGACATCCACGTGCTCTTTGCCCAGCTCGAAGTGAGCTGA
- a CDS encoding peptide MFS transporter, which yields MTFLGQPRPLANIFGVELWERFSFYGMQGILLIYLYYEASRGGLGIDEGTATSVVGAYGGSVYLATVVGAWLADRLFGPERVLFGSAVLVMAGHVALALIPGVAGVAAGLIMVALGNGGVKATATTIVGLLYEPGDERRDAGFSIFYLGINLGAFAGPLLTGLLQQEAGFHWGFGLAAVGMAIGLTQYAVGRRRLPASAHEVANPLPRARVWPFVAAAVVVAGLIALLAAAGIIRADRLSSIVVVLSVLAAVAYFVVILSSRRIDAGERNRVVAFIPMFVASAAFWSLYQQQFTVVTIYSDKRLDRNLGGWEMPVSWVQSINPIFIIVLSGVFAALWTRLGDRQPSTPVKFAAGTATMGVAFLLFLPFAGSAGVPLLGLTGILFVFTIAELLLSPVGLSLSTKLAPAAFRTQMVALFYLSVALGTALSGTLAGFYDEDHEVPYFGILGLIAIVLGAALLTLSPLLRRLMGGIR from the coding sequence ATGACCTTCCTCGGGCAGCCCCGCCCCCTCGCGAACATCTTCGGCGTGGAACTGTGGGAGCGGTTCTCGTTCTACGGCATGCAGGGCATCCTGCTGATCTACCTGTACTACGAGGCCTCGCGGGGCGGGCTCGGCATCGACGAGGGCACGGCGACGAGCGTCGTGGGGGCGTACGGGGGCTCGGTCTATCTGGCCACGGTGGTCGGCGCGTGGCTGGCCGACCGTTTGTTCGGCCCGGAACGGGTGTTGTTCGGCAGCGCGGTCCTGGTGATGGCCGGGCACGTCGCGCTGGCGCTGATCCCGGGGGTCGCCGGCGTGGCGGCCGGTCTGATCATGGTGGCGCTGGGCAACGGCGGCGTGAAGGCGACCGCGACCACGATCGTCGGCCTGCTCTACGAACCCGGCGACGAGCGGCGCGACGCCGGGTTCTCGATCTTTTACCTGGGCATCAACCTGGGCGCGTTCGCCGGGCCGCTGCTGACCGGGCTGCTGCAGCAGGAAGCCGGGTTCCACTGGGGGTTCGGGCTGGCCGCGGTCGGCATGGCGATCGGGCTGACCCAGTACGCCGTCGGTCGTCGCCGGCTGCCGGCGTCGGCGCACGAGGTCGCCAACCCTCTGCCTCGGGCCCGCGTGTGGCCTTTCGTGGCCGCGGCGGTCGTGGTGGCCGGCCTGATCGCGCTGCTCGCCGCGGCCGGGATCATCCGGGCGGACCGCCTGTCGTCGATCGTCGTGGTGCTGTCCGTCCTGGCCGCCGTCGCCTACTTCGTCGTCATTCTGTCCAGCCGGCGCATCGACGCCGGGGAGCGGAACCGCGTCGTGGCCTTCATCCCGATGTTCGTCGCCAGTGCCGCCTTCTGGTCGCTCTACCAGCAGCAGTTCACCGTGGTCACGATCTACTCGGACAAACGGCTCGATCGGAACCTGGGCGGCTGGGAGATGCCGGTCTCCTGGGTCCAGTCGATCAACCCGATCTTCATCATCGTCCTGTCCGGTGTCTTCGCCGCGCTCTGGACCCGCCTCGGCGACCGCCAGCCGTCGACCCCCGTCAAGTTCGCCGCCGGCACCGCCACCATGGGCGTGGCCTTCCTGCTGTTCCTGCCGTTCGCCGGCTCGGCCGGCGTTCCCCTGCTCGGCCTGACCGGCATCCTGTTCGTCTTCACGATCGCCGAACTGCTGCTCTCGCCCGTCGGCTTGTCCCTGTCGACCAAACTGGCCCCGGCGGCCTTCCGCACCCAGATGGTCGCGCTGTTCTACCTGTCGGTCGCCCTCGGCACCGCGCTCTCGGGCACGCTGGCCGGCTTCTACGACGAGGACCACGAGGTTCCCTACTTCGGCATCCTCGGCCTGATCGCCATCGTGCTGGGCGCCGCCCTGCTCACCCTGTCCCCGCTGCTGCGCCGGTTGATGGGCGGCATCCGATAA
- a CDS encoding GNAT family N-acetyltransferase, producing the protein MLKAIMEPAIAELLKGFLDADQIRSSEAIMGLDTQLIDDGTYFVIEVDGVPAGCGGWSRRATLYGGDHSASRDAALLDPARDPARVRAMYTHPGFARRGVGRTILGLCERAAAAEGFTRLELMATLAGEPLYRSYGFVEVERTEDARGGVPVPIVRMRKDIYRHGSGVCRHP; encoded by the coding sequence GTGCTGAAGGCGATCATGGAGCCGGCCATTGCGGAGCTGCTCAAGGGCTTTCTCGACGCCGACCAGATCCGCAGCAGCGAAGCGATCATGGGGCTGGACACACAGCTGATCGACGACGGCACGTATTTCGTGATCGAGGTGGACGGTGTGCCGGCCGGGTGTGGCGGGTGGAGCCGGCGGGCCACGCTCTACGGCGGTGATCATTCGGCGAGCCGGGATGCGGCGCTGCTCGACCCAGCCCGGGATCCGGCCCGGGTCCGGGCCATGTACACGCATCCGGGGTTCGCCCGCCGCGGGGTGGGGCGGACGATTCTCGGGTTGTGCGAGCGTGCGGCCGCGGCCGAGGGGTTCACGCGGCTGGAGCTGATGGCCACGCTCGCCGGCGAGCCGCTCTATCGCAGCTACGGCTTTGTCGAGGTGGAGCGGACCGAGGACGCCCGTGGGGGCGTCCCCGTGCCGATCGTGCGGATGCGCAAGGACATTTACCGCCATGGTTCCGGGGTATGCCGCCACCCATGA